Part of the Streptomyces sp. RFCAC02 genome is shown below.
ACGGGGGGCGAGGCGGACTCGTAGGCGCTCCAGGTCCGGTGGGAGAGCCACCACAGGAGGACGGCGAGGGCCGTGGGCAGCAGCGCGGCGAGGGCGAGGCGTCGCCCGGGTTGCGCCCACCAGCCTTCGCCGGACACCGGGTCGAGCCAGGACGCGCGGTCGGCGCACAGCGGCGATCCGGCGCACTGCCAGGCGATGAGGTCGAGCGCGACGACGCAGGCTCCGGCGGTCAACAGGACCGTGAGGCTGACGGCCGCGAGGCGGACGAGGATCGCGTAGAGCCGGTGGGCGTGGCGGGTGCCGCCGGGCGCGGTGGGGCACATCCAGTGCGCGAGGTTGACGATCATGAAGGGCAGGAGAAGGAGCCACAGGGCGCGCGCGCCGTTCCCCGAGGTGAGGCCGGACCAGCAGTACGCCTCGCGCAGGGGGCGCTCGTCGTCCCAGGGGCGGTCGTCCGTGTCGTCGGTGCTGCGGTGCAGGCTCGCGGTGCCGTCGCCGGTGACGCGGGCGGTCCAGGCGGACTCCAGCATGGCCTGGGGGGTGGTGCCGCCGACACCGTGCACGAGGAGTTCGACGGCGGGGTCGGGCGGCGGGACGGTGCTTGCGGTCTCGTCGGCGGTTCCCATGCGGTGTCCCCCGGGTTCGCTGGCTGCTCCTGCTCTGTGTCTCTCCGTTGCCAACGACCGCGAACCGTCCACGGTGGACGGAAGTTGGGCGTGCGAGGATGACCCCCGGCGAGTCGAGGGAGGCGGGAGGTCTTGTGAGCGACAACCAGAATCTGCTGGCGGGCCAGCGGCGCGCGCTCATCCTGGACGAGGTGCGCCGGCGCGGCGGCATCCGGGTGAGCGAGCTGACCCGCATGCTCCAGGTGTCCGACATGACGGTCCGGCGCGACCTGGACGTGCTGGCGCGGCAGGGCGCGCTGGAGAAGGTGCACGGCGGGGCCGTCCCGGTCGCGGAACGCCGGACGCACGAGCCGGGGTTCGAGGCGAAGTCGGCACTCGAACCGTCGGCGAAGAACGCGATCGCCCGGGCCGCCGCGGCGCTCGCCGCGCCGGGGAGCGCGGTGGCGCTGTCGGGCGGCACCACGACGTACGCGGTCGCGCGGGAGCTGCTCGACATCCCCGATCTCACGGTGGTCACCAACTCGGTGCGTGTCGCGGACGTCTTCCACGGCGCGCGGCCCGAGGAGGGGACCGGCGCGCTGCCGAACGCGGCGACCGTGGTGCTGACCGGCGGGGTGCGCACCCCCTCCGACGCGCTGGTGGGTCCGGTGGCGGACGCGGCGATCGCGTCGCTGCACTTCGACGTCCTGTTCCTCGGCGTGCACGGCATCTCGGCGGAGGCGGGCCTGTCGACGCCGAACCTGGCCGAGGCGGAGACGAACCGTCACTTCATCCGTTCGGCGCGCCGGGTGGTGGTCGTCGCCGACCACACCAAGTGGGGTACGACCGGGCTGAGTTCGTTCGCGACGCTGGACGAGGTCGACACGCTGGTGACGGACGCCGCCCTGCCGGACGCGGACCGGGAGGAGATTGCGGCCCACCTCGCGGAGCTGGTCATCGCCGGCGGCCAGGACACGTAGGGACAGGTCGGGCAGCGTGCGCGCAACGGTGATGGATCGACCAGAAAGGCGATAGCACACGATCGTGTGACAGCTCCGGCGAAGGGCCACAAGGACTGCCATACTCGGACACTTCAGCCGTCGTCGCAGCCGGCCGAGGCCGGCAGATCGGTGAGTGCGCCGTGTCCCGTCTCCCGGCCGATACCGGCCCGCATCGCGCCGTCGCCTTCGACCTCGCACCCGACCGCGCCGGCCAGGCGCGCCGCATCCTCGCCGCGCACCTGCGGTACTGGCGGCTCCCCCAGCTCGCCGACCGCGCCGGCGAGGCTCTCGCCCTGCTCCTCGCCGACATCCGGCGCCCGGCCGGCCCCGGGGCGCGCTGCCGCGTGCAGGTCCTGCTGCTGCGGGACCGGCTCGCCCTGGTGGTGTGCGACCACACGCCGGGCGTGTGCGGCGCGGCGGCCCCGATCGCCGCGGCGCGCGACAGCGGCGGCGTCCGCGCGCACGAGGACGCCGCGGGGCGCACCCTGTGGCTCACGCTGCCGCTGCCGGGCATGCCGGACCAGCCCGGGGAGCGCGCCCGGCGTCTCCCCTGGTCGGCGCACGCATGAACGTTCAGCCGGTCCGGCGTCCCGCCGTGCTCCGTGGCGTCACCCCGGGGGCTCCTGCTCCGCACCGGGGACGACCGTGAGCACGATCCTGCGGACGGCGCCCGCGTCCGGCGGGCCGGCCTGCCGGTCGGCGAGGAGCATGTGCGCGGCCCCGATGAGGGTGGGGGCGAGCGTTCCGGTCTCCGCGTCGGCGGGGACGCGGCCGAGCCGCGACTCGGCGGCCAGATAGGCGGCGACCGCGGCCGCCGCGTCGGTGAGGAGGGGCACACCGACGGGCCAGGTCTGGCGCAGCCGGGCGCGCAGGCCGTCCCGTGAGGTGATGAGGCCGACCATCGCCACCGCGACGGGGCCGAGCAGGTCCGTCAGCGCCGTGGCGAGGTTGTCGGCGACGGTGCCGGTCCCGGCGGACTCGCGCAGGTCGGCGGCCCGGCGCTCCATCCGGGCGGCCCGGTCCAGCGCGAGTTCGGCGAGGAAGGCGTCGAAGTCGGCGAAGTGCCGGTGCAGGACGCCCTTGGCGCACCCGGCCTCGGCGGTGACCGCGCGGCTGGTGAGCGCGCTCGGCCCGTCCCGGAGCAGGACGCGTTCCGCGGCGTCGAAGAGCTGGTCACGGACGTCGCGGATGGCTGTTCCCGTGGGCACCGCGCATCTCCTCCTTGACGAGTGGGCACTTGCCCACTCATAGTGGGCGCATGCCCACTCTACCTCCGGGGAGTTCCCCCCGTCCCGACCACGCGATCCATCGGCAGCGGCAGGTGGCCGAGTCGTTCGGCGCCGACGCCGAACGCTACGACCGCGCACGCCCCCGCTACCCCCAGGCCCTGGTGGACCGGATCACCGCCGCCGCCCCGGGACCCGACGTGCTCGACGTCGGCTGCGGCACCGGCATCGTGGCCCGGCAGCTCGAAGCCGCCGGCTGCCGCGTGCTCGGCGTCGACGCCGACCCCCGGATGGCCGAACTCGCGCGGCGCCGCGGCCTTGAGACGGAGGTGGCGCCGTTCGAGACCTGGGATCCGGCGGGGCGGACGTTCGACGCCGTCGTCGCCGGCCAGACCTGGCACTGGGTGGACCCGGAGGCCGGCGCGGCGACGGCCGCGCGGACACTGCGCCCCGGCGGCCTGCTGGCCCTGTTCTGGAACGCGGGCCGGCCCCTCGCCGGCATGGCCGAGTCCTTCGCCGGGGTCTGCGAGCGGGTGGCGCCCGGTTCGCTCGCCGCCCGCCAGTGGGCCGGATCCGCCGTCGACGGGTACGGGACGCTGTGCGACCGGGCGGCCGACGGCATACGGGGCACCGGCGCGTTCGCCGGACCCGAGCGGTGGCGCTTCGACTGGGAGCACACCTACACGCGGGACGAGTGGCTCGACCAGCTCCCCACCCAGGGCGCCTTCACCCGGTTCCCGCCGGCCGAGCTGGACGAGGTGCTCGCCGGCATCGGCTCCGTCATCGACGCGGCAGGGGGCAGCTTCGTGATGGGCTACGCAACCGTGGCGGTCGCGGCGGTACGGACCGGCGGCGCGGCGGCCACCGACCGCCCGTGACGCCGTACGGGTGACCGCCCGGCAGGGAGCGCGTGCGCTGTCAGTGCCGGATGCCACACTCGCACACATGAGCGAGAGCGAGGTGCCGGGGGCGCGGTGGGCGATGGCGGAGCACGCCGACGGCTCGGTCCGCGTCTGCCCGCTGGACGAGCGGGGCGGCCGGGCCGGTCCGGTCACCGCCGAGCCCGGCCCTGCGGCGGCCGTCCGCGCCCGCCCCCGGGTGTCCCGGTGGGTGTGGCGGTCCACCGCGGCCGTCTATCCGCGGATCCTGGAGACGGGCGGGCGCGTCGAGCGGTGCTACGACGTGGAGGCCGCCGAGGCCCTCCTGCTCGGCCACGAGGGCGCCCACGGCCTGCCGCGCTCGCTGAGCGCCGCCTACGCCCGGCGCCACCGCCTGCCGGTCCCCGCCGACCTGCCCGCGGGCGCGCCGGACATGGGGCAGCCGTCCCTGTTCGAGACGGCCCCCGCTCCCCTGCCGGGCGACGCCGACCCGCTGACCGCCCTGCTCGACGTGTACGCCGGACAGCTCGCGAGGACGGCGGCCGTCGCCGAGCCGGGCCGGATGCGGCTGCTGCTCGCGGCGGAGTCGGCGGGCACCCTGGTGGCCGCCGAGATGGGCCGGGTCGGGCTCCCCTGGCGGGCCGACGTGCACCGGGCGCTGCTCGACGACCTCCTCGGTGAGCGCTACCCGGGAGGCGCCCCGCCCCGGCGGCTCGGGGAGCTGGCGGACCGCGTCTCGGCGGCGTTCGGGCCGGGGGTCCGGGTGCGGCCCGACCAGCCGGCGGACGTGCTGCGGGCGTTCGCGGGCGCGGGGATCAGGCTCCGCTCGACGCGCGCCTGGGAGCTGCGGTCGGTCGACCATCCGGCGGTCGAGCCCCTCCTCGAGTACAAGAAGCTGTACCGCATCCACACGGCGCACGGCTGGTCGTGGCTGCGCTCCTGGGTGCGCGACGGCCGCTTCCGCACGGCGTACGTCCCCGGCGGCGCACCGTCCGGGCGGTGGACGACGCACGGCGGCGGCGCGCTGCAGATCCCCCGGGTGCTGCGGCGGGCGGTCGTCGCGGACCCGGGGTGGCGGCTCGTCGTCGCGGACGCGGACCAGTTGGAACCGCGGGTCCTCGCCGCCGTCTCGCGCGACCCCGGTTTCATGGCGGCGGCCGGGGACGGCGGCGACCTCTACACGGCGCTGTCCCGGCGCGGCTTCTCCGGCGACCGCGCCGCGGCGAAACTGGCGCTGCTCGGCGCCATCTACGGGCAGACGTCGGGCGATGGACCGGCCCGCCTGGCCGATCTGCGGCGCCGCTTCCCCCGGGCGGTGGCCTACGTGGACGACGCCGCCCGGGCGGGCGAGCAGGGCCGCCTCGTCCGCACCTGGCTCGGGCGCACCTGCCCCGCGGCCCCACCGGACGGCACCTGGGAGGACGAGGGCGGGGCACCCGACGGCGGCGCCGCCGGACCGTCCCGTCCCGGTACGACTCCGGCGGCCCGCGCCAGGGGCCGCTTCACGCGCAACTTCGTCGTCCAGGGCAGCGCCGCCGAGTGGGCGCTGCTGATGCTCGCGGCGCTGCGGAGCCGGCTGCGCGGCCACCGGGCGGAGCTGGTGTTCTTCCAGCACGACGAGGTGATCGTGCACTGCCCGGCCGAGGAGGCGGCGGCGGTCGCCGACGCCATCGGGGCGGCGGCGGACGAGGCGGGCCGGATGACGTTCGGCGCGACACCGGTCCGCTTCCCCTGCACCACGGCCGTCGTCGACTGCTACGCGGACGCGAAGGACTGACGCGTGCCGGGCGCCCGTCCGCCCGGGCGCCGCAGGTTCAGGACAGGAGGGGCAGCCGGCCGACGATCCGGTCGACCGGGTTGCGCGGGCCGACGATGCTGACCGCGCAGTACTCCAGGTCCCCGGTCCGGCTTCCACCCACGGCGGCGAGGAAGTCGCCGTAGACGCGGGTGCTCTGGGCGGCGGCCGGCACGTCAGCGACGAACGTGTCGGCACGGGAGGCCGCCCGGTCCCGTACGGCACGCAGTGTGGCGGTGTCGGCGGCGAGCACCGAGCAGCCCAGCCAGGGCAGCCCCGCGTGCACGGTGCCCTCCGCGTCGGGCGCCCCGGCCCCCAGCAGACCGGCGACGGCGGCCGCCGTGGGGGCCGCGGCGCAGACGGCCGCGTTGACGGCTCGCCCGGGGGGCAGGCCGGCGTCGACGACCACGACCCATTTCAGCCGCGCCTGCCGGGTGGAGAGGCTGAAGTCCACCTCATCGGGCGCGAAGCCGACCACTGCCGCACCGGACTCGTTCACCACAGACATCTGATCTCCCGCAATCGTTCGGCTGTTCACCGCAACGGTAAGCAGAAGTGTGGAGACGAAGACGGGATGCCGCACATCGTCTTCCGATCAGCCGTCACCCGCCATGACCGCCGAACGAGATGCGGCGATCCCGGCGAACACTCCCCGTTCGTGCGGGGCGGCGGACGGATGACCCCTGAGTCCCCGGAGCGAGCCCCGGGTGCTCGCCCGCCGCACCGCACTTCGTTCGGCATACAGTGCGGCCCATGGAACTGGATGCGCTGGACCGCGCGCTCCTGCGGGAGCTGCAGAACGACGCACGGCAGACCAACCGCGACCTCGCCGCCAAGACCGGGGTGTCGCCCTCCACGTCGCTGGAGCGGGTGCGGCTGCTCCGCGAGCGCGGCGTCATCACCGGTTACCACGCGGCCCTCGACCTCGACGCGGCCGGCCGCCCGGTGCAGGCCCTCATCCAGGTGCGCATCCGGCCGCCGGCCCGCCCCGTCATCGAGGGGTTCAGGGAGTGGGCGGCGCGGCTGCCCGAGGTGATCGGCCTGTTCGTCACCTCGGGCAGCCACGATTTCCTCATCCACGTGGCCGTCCCGGACGTGGACAGCGTGTACGCCTT
Proteins encoded:
- a CDS encoding DeoR/GlpR family DNA-binding transcription regulator, with amino-acid sequence MSDNQNLLAGQRRALILDEVRRRGGIRVSELTRMLQVSDMTVRRDLDVLARQGALEKVHGGAVPVAERRTHEPGFEAKSALEPSAKNAIARAAAALAAPGSAVALSGGTTTYAVARELLDIPDLTVVTNSVRVADVFHGARPEEGTGALPNAATVVLTGGVRTPSDALVGPVADAAIASLHFDVLFLGVHGISAEAGLSTPNLAEAETNRHFIRSARRVVVVADHTKWGTTGLSSFATLDEVDTLVTDAALPDADREEIAAHLAELVIAGGQDT
- a CDS encoding TetR/AcrR family transcriptional regulator, translated to MPTGTAIRDVRDQLFDAAERVLLRDGPSALTSRAVTAEAGCAKGVLHRHFADFDAFLAELALDRAARMERRAADLRESAGTGTVADNLATALTDLLGPVAVAMVGLITSRDGLRARLRQTWPVGVPLLTDAAAAVAAYLAAESRLGRVPADAETGTLAPTLIGAAHMLLADRQAGPPDAGAVRRIVLTVVPGAEQEPPG
- a CDS encoding class I SAM-dependent methyltransferase, with amino-acid sequence MPTLPPGSSPRPDHAIHRQRQVAESFGADAERYDRARPRYPQALVDRITAAAPGPDVLDVGCGTGIVARQLEAAGCRVLGVDADPRMAELARRRGLETEVAPFETWDPAGRTFDAVVAGQTWHWVDPEAGAATAARTLRPGGLLALFWNAGRPLAGMAESFAGVCERVAPGSLAARQWAGSAVDGYGTLCDRAADGIRGTGAFAGPERWRFDWEHTYTRDEWLDQLPTQGAFTRFPPAELDEVLAGIGSVIDAAGGSFVMGYATVAVAAVRTGGAAATDRP
- a CDS encoding bifunctional 3'-5' exonuclease/DNA polymerase; the encoded protein is MSESEVPGARWAMAEHADGSVRVCPLDERGGRAGPVTAEPGPAAAVRARPRVSRWVWRSTAAVYPRILETGGRVERCYDVEAAEALLLGHEGAHGLPRSLSAAYARRHRLPVPADLPAGAPDMGQPSLFETAPAPLPGDADPLTALLDVYAGQLARTAAVAEPGRMRLLLAAESAGTLVAAEMGRVGLPWRADVHRALLDDLLGERYPGGAPPRRLGELADRVSAAFGPGVRVRPDQPADVLRAFAGAGIRLRSTRAWELRSVDHPAVEPLLEYKKLYRIHTAHGWSWLRSWVRDGRFRTAYVPGGAPSGRWTTHGGGALQIPRVLRRAVVADPGWRLVVADADQLEPRVLAAVSRDPGFMAAAGDGGDLYTALSRRGFSGDRAAAKLALLGAIYGQTSGDGPARLADLRRRFPRAVAYVDDAARAGEQGRLVRTWLGRTCPAAPPDGTWEDEGGAPDGGAAGPSRPGTTPAARARGRFTRNFVVQGSAAEWALLMLAALRSRLRGHRAELVFFQHDEVIVHCPAEEAAAVADAIGAAADEAGRMTFGATPVRFPCTTAVVDCYADAKD
- a CDS encoding DUF2000 domain-containing protein, with the translated sequence MNESGAAVVGFAPDEVDFSLSTRQARLKWVVVVDAGLPPGRAVNAAVCAAAPTAAAVAGLLGAGAPDAEGTVHAGLPWLGCSVLAADTATLRAVRDRAASRADTFVADVPAAAQSTRVYGDFLAAVGGSRTGDLEYCAVSIVGPRNPVDRIVGRLPLLS
- a CDS encoding Lrp/AsnC family transcriptional regulator produces the protein MELDALDRALLRELQNDARQTNRDLAAKTGVSPSTSLERVRLLRERGVITGYHAALDLDAAGRPVQALIQVRIRPPARPVIEGFREWAARLPEVIGLFVTSGSHDFLIHVAVPDVDSVYAFVIDRLTERREVADVQTTMAYEHVQSRSIEPAVPDRRRPSRGAR